A region of Argentina anserina chromosome 5, drPotAnse1.1, whole genome shotgun sequence DNA encodes the following proteins:
- the LOC126793777 gene encoding uncharacterized protein LOC126793777: protein MALVTHQMQGSFVTYPSRTLSWSKGMKLKRYVTTLHMVGRTESCSIIKHNICLSVGASPIRGPKLNPLRVLAFKGSARNDKSGGRKSGSKLPKNSVKLKENEDTTAGSPQANDIPLSYASEANENITSSPAIHTLFKKWLRMLRTQSSGEVVDGILGEEPPPKETSETEHQTQDEERDGFLRTIWCNFLSLNAAIKIPLLIFIPSYLAVNVLYGAEVSRELTPLWILGPFIAALYVKLFQWLCALYVFSFKQTVRVITNLPTYYLTAYRYIFHGKLKEDMYARFWQPVVDIKNLDYRKLSRRKMKVLQELLVEKYLDFVESIWPYYCRAIRFLKRANLI, encoded by the exons ATGGCATTGGTTACCCATCAAATGCAG GGTTCGTTTGTGACATACCCCTCCAGGACATTGTCATGGAGCAAGGGGATGAAGTTGAAGCGTTATGTAACAACACTTCACATGGTTGGGAGGACAGAGAGTTGCTCTATCATAAAGCACAATATTTGTTTGAG TGTAGGGGCGTCTCCCATACGTGGACCAAAACTTAATCCGTTGAGAGTTTTAGCCTTCAAGGGCAGTGCCCGGAATGATAAATCTGGGGGTAGAAAAAGTGGGTCAAAGCTTCCCAAGAATTCAGTCAAGCTAAAAGAGAATGAGGATACCACAGCAGGTTCTCCCCAGGCAAATGATATCCCTCTTTCCTATGCCTCTGAAGCAAACGAGAATATAACATCTTCACCTGCCATTCATACTCTGTTtaagaaatggttgagaatGCTCCGAACTCAATCATCAGGTGAAGTAGTAGATGGGATTCTGGGAGAAGAACCTCCTCCAAAGGAGACATCAGAAACTGAGCACCAAACTCAAGACGAGGAAAGAGATGGTTTTCTAAGGACAATTTGGTGCAATTTTCTTAGTCTAAATGCTGCAATAAAGATACCCTTGCTTATCTT CATCCCCTCGTACCTGGCTGTGAATGTACTTTATGGTGCTGAAGTTTCAAGGGAGTTAACTCCTTTATGGATTTTGGGACCTTTCATTGCAGCTCTCTACGTCAAACTGTTTCAGTGGCTGTGTGCACTATATGTTTTTAGCTTCAAACAGACTGTTAGAGTAATTACAAACTTGCCCACTTATTACCTGACGGCATATAGATACATTTTTCATGGGAAGCTTAAGGAGGATATGTATGCTCGTTTCTGGCAACCTGTAGTTGACATCAAGAATTTAGATTACAGGAAACTATCCAGAAGAAAGATGAAAGTATTACAAGAGTTATTAGTTGAGAAGTACCTCGATTTTGTGGAATCAATATGGCCATATTATTGCAGAGCAATCAGATTCTTGAAAAGGGCTAATCTCATTTAG
- the LOC126793776 gene encoding uncharacterized protein LOC126793776 isoform X1 — protein MALKFCSSFSCLAPSLSPHSQLNRGSQLSLFQARYGSQQNSAQKLRYVDRSCTFLNRVQKSSTKIRKSQSVLFAVSEYQLQNNETIPDDSEQENDNHNGDISPASNSNVLFEGTGGKPGLISFYNRPYKRGDKVSVDTSARKNNNLLWLVGPAVLVASFIFPSLYLRKLILTIFEDSLLTDFLILFFTEALFYCGVAVFLLLIDKLRRPTELESAAYSNRILAPQLGQRILSVAALALSLILPMVTMGYVWPWTGPAASATLAPYLVGIVVQFAFEQYARYKKSPSWAAIPVIFQVYRLHQLNRAAQLVTALSFTVKGAEMTSQNLAINSSLGTLLNVLQCLGVICIWSLSSFLMKYFSSTTTTA, from the exons ATGGCACTCAAGTTTTGTTCTTCGTTTTCTTGCTTGGCTCCTTCTCTTTCTCCCCATTCCCAATTGAATAGAGGTTCACAG TTGAGCTTATTTCAAGCACGGTATGGCAGCCAACAAAATAGTGCTCAGAAACTAAGATATG TAGACAGGTCATGCACATTCCTAAATCGAGTACAGAAGTCGAGCACAAAGATCCGAAAGAGTCAAAGTGTACTGTTTGCTGTTTCTGAATATCAGTTACAGAACAATGAGACAATACCAGATGATTCGGAACAAGAAAATGACAATCATAATGGCGATATATCTCCTGCTAGCAATTCAAATGTCCTTTTTGAGGGTACTGGTGGAAAACCAGGTctaatttcattttataacCGTCCCTATAAAAGAGGAGACAAAGTTTCTGTAGATACTTCAGCGAGGAAGAATAACAACCTTCTATGGCTCGTTGGTCCTGCTGTTCTTGTAGCTTCTTTTATCTTCCCCTCACTTTATCTGCGGAAAttaattttgaccatatttgaGGACTCTTTGTTGACAG ACTTCCTCATCTTGTTCTTCACGGAAGCTCTCTTCTACTGTGGTGTTGCGGTGTTTCTTCTTCTGATTGACAAGTTAAGGAGGCCGACTGAACTGGAATCGGCTGCATACAGTAACAGAATCTTGGCCCCTCAGTTAGGACAACGAATCTTATCTGTTGCTGCCTTGGCACTTAGTCTTATATTACCTATGGTCACTATGGGCTATGTCTGGCCCTGGACTGGCCCTGCAGCTTCTGCTACTCTTGCTCCATATCTGGTTGGTATAGTTGTGCAATTTGCATTTGAACAGTATGCAAGATATAAGAAGTCACCTTCATGGGCTGCTATCCCAGTCATCTTTCAA GTTTATAGATTGCATCAACTGAATAGAGCAGCACAACTTGTGACTGCTCTGTCGTTTACAGTCAAAGGAGCTGAGATGACCTCACAGAACTTGGCAATAAATAGCTCGTTGGGTACGCTGTTAAATGTCCTTCAATGTCTCGGAGTTATCTGCATTTGGTCTCTCTCTAGTTTCCTAATGAAGTATTTCTCTTCTACCACTACTACTGCATAA
- the LOC126793776 gene encoding uncharacterized protein LOC126793776 isoform X2 yields the protein MALKFCSSFSCLAPSLSPHSQLNRGSQLSLFQARYGSQQNSAQKLRYDRSCTFLNRVQKSSTKIRKSQSVLFAVSEYQLQNNETIPDDSEQENDNHNGDISPASNSNVLFEGTGGKPGLISFYNRPYKRGDKVSVDTSARKNNNLLWLVGPAVLVASFIFPSLYLRKLILTIFEDSLLTDFLILFFTEALFYCGVAVFLLLIDKLRRPTELESAAYSNRILAPQLGQRILSVAALALSLILPMVTMGYVWPWTGPAASATLAPYLVGIVVQFAFEQYARYKKSPSWAAIPVIFQVYRLHQLNRAAQLVTALSFTVKGAEMTSQNLAINSSLGTLLNVLQCLGVICIWSLSSFLMKYFSSTTTTA from the exons ATGGCACTCAAGTTTTGTTCTTCGTTTTCTTGCTTGGCTCCTTCTCTTTCTCCCCATTCCCAATTGAATAGAGGTTCACAG TTGAGCTTATTTCAAGCACGGTATGGCAGCCAACAAAATAGTGCTCAGAAACTAAGATATG ACAGGTCATGCACATTCCTAAATCGAGTACAGAAGTCGAGCACAAAGATCCGAAAGAGTCAAAGTGTACTGTTTGCTGTTTCTGAATATCAGTTACAGAACAATGAGACAATACCAGATGATTCGGAACAAGAAAATGACAATCATAATGGCGATATATCTCCTGCTAGCAATTCAAATGTCCTTTTTGAGGGTACTGGTGGAAAACCAGGTctaatttcattttataacCGTCCCTATAAAAGAGGAGACAAAGTTTCTGTAGATACTTCAGCGAGGAAGAATAACAACCTTCTATGGCTCGTTGGTCCTGCTGTTCTTGTAGCTTCTTTTATCTTCCCCTCACTTTATCTGCGGAAAttaattttgaccatatttgaGGACTCTTTGTTGACAG ACTTCCTCATCTTGTTCTTCACGGAAGCTCTCTTCTACTGTGGTGTTGCGGTGTTTCTTCTTCTGATTGACAAGTTAAGGAGGCCGACTGAACTGGAATCGGCTGCATACAGTAACAGAATCTTGGCCCCTCAGTTAGGACAACGAATCTTATCTGTTGCTGCCTTGGCACTTAGTCTTATATTACCTATGGTCACTATGGGCTATGTCTGGCCCTGGACTGGCCCTGCAGCTTCTGCTACTCTTGCTCCATATCTGGTTGGTATAGTTGTGCAATTTGCATTTGAACAGTATGCAAGATATAAGAAGTCACCTTCATGGGCTGCTATCCCAGTCATCTTTCAA GTTTATAGATTGCATCAACTGAATAGAGCAGCACAACTTGTGACTGCTCTGTCGTTTACAGTCAAAGGAGCTGAGATGACCTCACAGAACTTGGCAATAAATAGCTCGTTGGGTACGCTGTTAAATGTCCTTCAATGTCTCGGAGTTATCTGCATTTGGTCTCTCTCTAGTTTCCTAATGAAGTATTTCTCTTCTACCACTACTACTGCATAA